In the genome of Pelobacter seleniigenes DSM 18267, one region contains:
- the htpX gene encoding zinc metalloprotease HtpX, whose translation MNTMRTVLLMTLLTLVLVGAGGALGGQGGALFALIMAGVMNLGSYWFSDKIVIKMYRGQEVQSGQLYEVVSELCQHNNLTMPKVYVLPQSTPNAFATGRNPQHAVVAATQGIMQILSREELKGVMGHELAHVQNRDILIGSIAATFAGAISYLAHMAQWAMIFGGRDNEDRNPLAMIGMMILAPIAAMLVQMAISRSREYGADEKGARFAGNPHYLASALRKLELANKRAPMTQVNEATAHMFIVSPLSGKNMANLFSTHPAVEERIRRLESMQL comes from the coding sequence ATGAACACGATGCGTACCGTGCTGTTAATGACTTTGCTGACCCTGGTGCTGGTCGGTGCCGGGGGTGCCCTCGGTGGACAGGGCGGGGCGTTGTTTGCCCTGATCATGGCCGGGGTTATGAACCTCGGCAGTTACTGGTTTTCCGATAAAATCGTCATCAAGATGTATCGCGGCCAGGAAGTGCAGAGCGGCCAGCTTTATGAGGTGGTCAGCGAACTCTGCCAGCATAACAATCTGACCATGCCCAAAGTTTATGTCCTGCCGCAGAGCACGCCCAATGCTTTTGCGACCGGGCGTAATCCGCAGCATGCCGTGGTCGCCGCGACCCAGGGAATCATGCAGATTCTCAGCCGCGAAGAACTCAAGGGGGTTATGGGGCATGAACTGGCCCATGTGCAGAATCGTGATATCCTGATCGGCTCCATTGCGGCAACCTTTGCCGGAGCCATCAGCTATCTGGCCCACATGGCGCAATGGGCGATGATTTTCGGCGGCCGTGACAATGAAGACCGTAACCCGCTGGCGATGATCGGGATGATGATATTGGCGCCGATCGCTGCCATGCTGGTGCAGATGGCGATCTCCCGGTCACGGGAATATGGGGCCGATGAAAAGGGCGCGCGGTTTGCCGGAAATCCCCATTATCTGGCCAGTGCGCTGCGTAAACTTGAGCTGGCGAACAAACGCGCACCGATGACGCAGGTCAATGAAGCGACGGCCCATATGTTCATCGTCAGCCCGTTAAGCGGAAAAAACATGGCCAACCTGTTTTCCACTCACCCGGCCGTTGAAGAGCGGATCCGCAGGCTGGAGAGCATGCAACTCTGA
- a CDS encoding substrate-binding domain-containing protein, which translates to MRSNSHLRRLTGIIFVGLILSLCSAEAGFAAADRSLAALQQEVAEAGRINPPWGGPRNGPSGQRDKRIAVLCEDLRNGGILGVARGIEEAARELRWQVKIYDAGGSPSGRNQAVAAALAATPDGLLLIGTDAAALTKQLRLFEQRKIPVVGWHVAAEAGPLPGTPVAMNVSTDPLAVARVTAAAAVVAAQGRAGVVIFTDSNFAIATAKADAMAAVIRDCPDCSLLEIRDLAISDCAEQMPRATSQLLKAYGPRWTYALAINDIYFDYATPELITAGELADNLRFLSAGDGSSAAFMRIASGIYQVGTVAEPLNMHGWQLVDELNRLLAGQPVSGYIFPVHLVTPENVEFDGGAQYHFDPDNGYRDIYRQIWQH; encoded by the coding sequence ATGCGCAGCAATAGTCACTTGCGACGTTTAACGGGGATCATTTTTGTGGGATTGATCCTGTCATTGTGTAGCGCAGAGGCTGGGTTTGCGGCAGCTGACCGGTCGTTGGCTGCGTTGCAACAAGAGGTCGCTGAGGCCGGCAGGATAAATCCGCCTTGGGGCGGTCCCCGCAACGGTCCGTCCGGGCAGCGGGACAAAAGGATTGCCGTCCTGTGCGAGGACCTGCGTAATGGGGGAATTTTAGGCGTCGCCAGGGGGATCGAGGAAGCGGCCAGGGAACTGCGCTGGCAGGTTAAGATTTATGATGCCGGCGGCAGCCCGTCCGGCCGCAATCAAGCTGTTGCCGCGGCCTTGGCGGCAACCCCCGATGGTTTGCTTCTGATCGGCACCGATGCGGCGGCCTTGACAAAGCAACTGCGGCTTTTTGAGCAGCGGAAGATTCCGGTGGTCGGCTGGCATGTTGCTGCCGAAGCCGGTCCGCTCCCCGGAACCCCGGTGGCCATGAATGTTTCGACCGATCCCCTGGCGGTTGCGCGGGTGACCGCAGCCGCTGCGGTGGTTGCTGCCCAGGGACGAGCCGGAGTGGTGATCTTTACCGACTCGAACTTTGCCATTGCCACGGCCAAGGCTGATGCCATGGCGGCAGTGATTCGTGACTGTCCGGATTGTTCCTTGCTGGAGATCCGCGACCTGGCGATTTCCGACTGTGCCGAACAGATGCCGAGGGCAACCAGCCAATTGCTGAAAGCCTATGGGCCGCGCTGGACCTATGCCCTGGCCATCAATGATATTTATTTTGACTACGCGACCCCGGAACTGATTACCGCCGGGGAACTTGCGGATAATCTGCGTTTTCTGTCGGCCGGAGATGGCAGCAGCGCTGCCTTCATGCGCATTGCCAGCGGGATTTACCAGGTTGGCACCGTGGCAGAACCCCTTAATATGCATGGTTGGCAACTGGTGGATGAATTGAACCGCTTGTTGGCAGGACAGCCGGTCAGCGGCTACATCTTTCCAGTTCACCTGGTGACACCCGAGAATGTCGAATTCGATGGCGGAGCGCAGTACCATTTTGACCCTGATAATGGTTACCGGGATATTTATCGGCAGATCTGGCAGCACTGA
- a CDS encoding TatD family hydrolase has product MLPLIDTHIHLDFPAPAAAEADRLAAARSGGVEGFVIPGVKPAGWAGIVALAEQQSDVYAAPGLHPAYAEQWNGTVAMELTRLAAQERVVAIGEIGLDGAVGPAFEIQERVLREQLAIALKMNLPVLLHARKATGRLLEILRELQVGPRVGGIWHGFSASLQVARQLVGEGFLIGVGPILLRENARKLPQVVTELPLSGLVLETDYPDMTADPAVLLQVAERIAVLREEPLKMVLTATTANARRLLGVVLVAGGAGQ; this is encoded by the coding sequence ATGCTGCCGCTGATCGATACTCACATCCATCTTGATTTTCCGGCTCCGGCTGCTGCTGAGGCGGACCGACTGGCTGCGGCCAGGTCCGGCGGGGTCGAGGGCTTTGTCATCCCAGGCGTCAAACCCGCAGGCTGGGCTGGCATTGTTGCGCTGGCCGAGCAACAGAGCGATGTTTATGCCGCGCCCGGGCTGCATCCGGCCTATGCTGAACAGTGGAATGGGACGGTGGCAATGGAGTTGACCCGATTGGCTGCACAGGAACGGGTGGTGGCCATCGGTGAGATCGGCCTGGACGGCGCTGTCGGCCCTGCCTTTGAGATTCAGGAGCGGGTCCTGCGGGAGCAGCTAGCCATCGCCTTGAAGATGAATTTGCCAGTGCTGCTGCACGCGCGCAAGGCCACCGGGCGGTTGCTGGAGATTCTCCGCGAACTTCAGGTGGGTCCCCGGGTCGGCGGCATCTGGCACGGCTTTTCGGCCAGTTTGCAGGTTGCCCGGCAACTGGTTGGCGAGGGGTTTTTGATCGGTGTCGGACCGATTCTGCTGCGGGAGAATGCTCGTAAATTGCCCCAGGTTGTCACCGAGTTGCCTTTGAGCGGGCTGGTCCTGGAGACGGATTACCCGGATATGACCGCCGATCCGGCAGTTTTGTTGCAAGTGGCGGAACGCATCGCCGTGCTGCGTGAAGAGCCATTGAAGATGGTCTTGACTGCGACCACCGCCAATGCCCGACGATTGTTGGGGGTTGTCCTCGTTGCCGGGGGCGCTGGACAATAA
- the def gene encoding peptide deformylase yields the protein MALRKIVHYPEPLLKQKSAPVTEFNDELKQLADDMAETMYAAPGVGLAAPQVGVLQRLIVLDCSPKDAENDLIIAVNPEVISGSGDSLEEEGCLSVPGYYASVKRYSEVTMRYQDTDGNVHERQADGLLAIGIQHEIDHLEGILFVDRLSPLKRSMFKKKYLKMLKEREAEDVA from the coding sequence ATGGCATTACGAAAAATAGTACATTATCCGGAACCCTTGCTGAAACAGAAGTCGGCTCCGGTGACGGAGTTCAACGATGAACTCAAGCAACTGGCAGACGACATGGCAGAAACCATGTACGCTGCTCCCGGGGTCGGTTTGGCCGCCCCCCAGGTCGGGGTACTGCAACGGCTCATCGTGCTCGACTGTTCCCCCAAAGACGCGGAAAACGATCTGATTATCGCTGTGAATCCGGAGGTTATCTCCGGCTCGGGGGATTCCCTCGAAGAAGAGGGTTGCCTGTCCGTGCCCGGTTACTACGCCAGCGTCAAACGCTACAGCGAAGTGACCATGCGTTATCAGGATACCGACGGCAATGTGCATGAGCGGCAGGCCGACGGACTTCTCGCCATCGGCATTCAGCATGAAATCGATCACCTCGAAGGAATCCTCTTTGTAGACCGCCTGTCACCTTTGAAACGGTCGATGTTCAAGAAAAAATACCTCAAGATGCTGAAGGAGCGGGAAGCGGAAGATGTCGCCTGA
- a CDS encoding ATP-binding protein — translation MFLFWKHLPRPKTLRQKYSLALWLQALLVVAGALTAVYSLRVSAELSSRLAGERLGQLQMAQELVETTLLIERESYRLLKAGSLAEMHTGYAEALTQVERLDGLVEKLGRTSSDVQVLALHESGQLFRNSLNILVKLLEKTLRSAPPAGSRNVMQSQLHRLHEQLQEQAVNMVGAAHHLSVRFAASFDQTVEELNAASKKEQRVILALLIGSLLLAWLVARFFFGHHVVRRLLQISHYLRSGKSEGLSPQIPVRGNDEIGEMARVVEQFLENRSQLASTKDSLRQSEEVLRTLIDSAPIAIVGLDLEGKVEVVWSRGAEQMFGWRAEEVMGKILPTVAEHNLAEFRGLHEQVCSGVVQDGIEVQRQRRDGSRIDYSIYGGPRRNAGGEIIGTIAVFADITARKKLEEEIVQRNSELERSNAKLEQAYTELKATQSQLLQQEKMASIGQLAAGVAHEINNPLGFILSNLRSLERYFAKLNEYQQGQQLALDQAARGSMDLATACAEVAELRKRLKIDYIHEDLTDLIQESIDGGQRVRKIVQNLKGFARIDEEQWQEADLNEGLESTLNIVWNEIKYKADVHKDYGQLPLLSCNAGQLNQVFMNLLINAAQAIEGQGEIRIVTRCDGEEILIEISDNGCGIPAADLSHIFEPFFTTKEVGAGTGLGLSIAYDIITQHKGQIAVASEPGKGTSFTIHLPLAQATC, via the coding sequence ATGTTCCTGTTCTGGAAACATCTGCCCAGGCCTAAAACCCTCAGACAAAAGTATTCCCTTGCCTTGTGGCTTCAGGCGTTGCTGGTTGTCGCTGGTGCTTTGACCGCGGTTTATTCGTTGCGCGTTTCCGCTGAGCTCAGTAGCCGGTTGGCCGGTGAGCGGCTGGGCCAGTTGCAGATGGCCCAGGAGCTTGTTGAAACCACCCTGCTGATCGAGCGTGAATCTTACCGGTTGCTCAAGGCAGGTTCTCTTGCTGAAATGCATACTGGCTATGCCGAAGCTCTGACTCAGGTTGAACGGCTTGATGGGCTGGTGGAAAAGCTCGGCCGAACGAGTAGCGACGTTCAGGTTCTCGCCTTGCATGAGTCCGGGCAACTGTTTCGCAACAGTTTGAATATATTAGTCAAATTGTTGGAAAAGACGCTGCGTTCCGCCCCCCCTGCGGGGAGTCGGAACGTCATGCAGAGCCAGTTGCACCGCCTGCATGAGCAATTACAGGAGCAAGCCGTCAACATGGTCGGGGCCGCGCACCACCTGTCGGTCCGTTTTGCCGCCAGCTTTGATCAGACCGTTGAGGAGCTTAATGCCGCCTCAAAAAAAGAGCAGAGAGTCATTCTTGCTTTGCTGATCGGCAGCTTGCTGCTGGCCTGGCTGGTTGCGAGGTTTTTTTTCGGTCACCATGTCGTCAGGCGATTGTTGCAGATCAGCCATTATCTGCGTTCCGGGAAAAGTGAGGGGCTGTCACCGCAGATCCCGGTTCGGGGCAATGATGAAATTGGCGAGATGGCGCGGGTTGTTGAACAGTTCCTTGAGAATCGCAGCCAGCTGGCATCAACCAAGGACTCCCTGCGGCAGAGCGAGGAGGTGCTGCGCACACTGATTGATTCGGCACCGATCGCCATCGTTGGTCTTGATCTGGAGGGGAAAGTTGAGGTGGTTTGGAGCCGGGGAGCCGAGCAGATGTTCGGCTGGCGTGCCGAAGAGGTCATGGGCAAAATCCTGCCCACCGTGGCGGAACACAATCTGGCTGAATTCAGAGGCCTGCACGAACAGGTTTGCAGCGGGGTGGTTCAGGACGGGATTGAAGTCCAGCGGCAGCGGCGCGACGGGTCACGGATCGATTACAGTATCTATGGCGGGCCACGACGGAATGCCGGGGGAGAGATTATCGGTACGATAGCCGTTTTTGCCGATATCACGGCACGCAAAAAACTGGAAGAAGAGATTGTTCAGCGGAACAGCGAACTGGAGCGCAGCAACGCCAAGCTTGAGCAGGCTTATACCGAACTGAAAGCGACCCAGTCGCAGCTGCTCCAGCAGGAGAAGATGGCTTCCATCGGCCAACTCGCTGCCGGCGTGGCGCACGAGATCAATAATCCGTTGGGGTTTATTCTCAGTAACCTGAGGAGCCTGGAGCGGTATTTTGCCAAATTGAACGAGTACCAGCAGGGCCAGCAACTGGCCTTGGACCAGGCTGCCCGGGGGAGCATGGACCTTGCGACAGCCTGCGCCGAGGTCGCCGAGTTGCGCAAGCGTTTGAAGATCGATTATATCCACGAGGATCTCACGGATTTAATCCAGGAATCCATCGATGGCGGCCAGCGGGTCAGGAAAATTGTCCAGAACCTGAAAGGCTTTGCCCGGATTGACGAAGAACAGTGGCAGGAGGCGGACCTGAATGAGGGGTTGGAGAGCACTCTCAATATTGTCTGGAACGAAATCAAATACAAGGCTGATGTTCACAAGGATTATGGACAATTGCCCCTGCTCTCGTGCAATGCCGGGCAACTGAATCAGGTGTTTATGAACCTGCTGATCAATGCGGCGCAAGCGATTGAGGGACAGGGGGAAATCCGTATCGTCACCCGTTGCGACGGAGAGGAGATTCTGATTGAAATTTCCGATAACGGCTGCGGCATCCCAGCGGCTGACCTCAGCCATATCTTCGAACCGTTCTTTACCACCAAAGAGGTCGGGGCTGGGACCGGCCTGGGATTGTCCATTGCCTATGATATCATCACCCAGCATAAAGGGCAGATTGCCGTTGCCAGCGAACCGGGCAAAGGGACCAGTTTTACCATCCACTTGCCCCTAGCTCAGGCAACTTGTTGA
- a CDS encoding sulfite exporter TauE/SafE family protein codes for MDAYVWQLPLLFAVGILAGILNVLAGGGSLMTLPLLIFMGLPSAVANGTNRIAIFCQNLFAVRGFRKRGVMPLDLALLCTPPALLGSWLGASLAVNLDDQVFNRLLAIIMLGVMVFTALDPMKHFRRDNVVFGFWRKVVLVITFFGVGIYGGFVQAGIGFIVITALLVHGLDLVRINAVKVFVIFSYTIIALAVFIYHGQIDYVLGIALAVGNSIGGMLGPKLAVAKGHDWIKKMVTVTVFVFALKLLLFP; via the coding sequence ATGGACGCTTATGTATGGCAACTTCCGCTTCTTTTCGCCGTCGGTATTCTCGCGGGTATTCTTAACGTGCTTGCCGGCGGCGGCTCACTGATGACCCTGCCGTTGCTCATCTTCATGGGCTTGCCCAGTGCCGTTGCCAATGGGACCAACCGGATTGCCATTTTCTGCCAAAACCTGTTTGCCGTCCGTGGCTTTCGTAAACGCGGAGTGATGCCCCTGGATCTGGCGCTGCTTTGTACCCCGCCGGCATTATTGGGCAGCTGGCTGGGGGCGAGCCTGGCCGTTAACCTGGATGATCAGGTCTTTAACCGGTTACTGGCAATCATCATGTTGGGAGTCATGGTTTTTACCGCTCTTGATCCGATGAAGCATTTTCGCCGGGATAATGTCGTGTTCGGTTTCTGGCGCAAGGTGGTGCTGGTGATCACCTTTTTCGGGGTCGGCATTTACGGTGGTTTTGTGCAGGCCGGGATCGGTTTTATCGTTATCACCGCGTTGCTGGTTCATGGACTGGATCTGGTGCGGATCAATGCGGTCAAAGTCTTTGTTATTTTTTCCTATACCATCATCGCTTTGGCCGTATTCATCTACCATGGCCAGATCGATTATGTGCTGGGGATCGCCCTGGCGGTCGGCAACTCCATCGGGGGCATGCTCGGACCGAAACTGGCGGTGGCCAAGGGGCATGACTGGATCAAGAAGATGGTGACGGTCACGGTGTTCGTGTTCGCCCTCAAGCTGTTGCTGTTCCCGTAA
- the fmt gene encoding methionyl-tRNA formyltransferase: protein MSPEEIRTVFMGTPEFALATLDGLIAAGCQMVGVYTQPDRPKGRGKKLAASPVKERALAHDIPVFQPLKLRDPQAVAELEALKPDLIVVVAYGQILPKAVLEIPRYHCINVHASLLPKYRGAAPINKAIVDGESETGVTTMLMDVGLDTGDMLVKRSLAIGPDETAGQLHDRLALLGREAMEETLRQLCAGTLAPEKQDDALSCYAGMMKKEDGLIDWSRSAQDIHNQVRGLDPWPGAYTFLEGEVLKIAGTSLDQTLTGEPGTILQADKSGVRVACGQGALVISELQLPGKKRLAAVNFLSGRPLFGGSKLG, encoded by the coding sequence ATGTCGCCTGAAGAAATACGGACGGTTTTTATGGGAACCCCGGAGTTTGCCCTGGCAACTCTGGACGGATTGATCGCAGCCGGGTGCCAAATGGTCGGGGTTTATACCCAACCGGACCGACCCAAAGGGCGGGGGAAAAAATTGGCCGCTTCGCCGGTCAAGGAACGGGCGCTGGCCCATGATATTCCGGTTTTTCAGCCGCTCAAACTGCGTGATCCGCAGGCGGTTGCCGAGTTGGAGGCGCTCAAGCCGGACCTGATCGTGGTGGTTGCCTACGGGCAGATTCTGCCCAAGGCAGTGCTGGAGATTCCCCGCTACCACTGCATCAACGTACACGCTTCGCTGCTGCCCAAATATCGCGGCGCCGCACCCATCAACAAGGCGATTGTCGATGGCGAAAGCGAGACCGGGGTGACCACCATGCTCATGGATGTCGGCCTCGACACCGGCGATATGCTGGTCAAACGCAGCCTGGCCATCGGCCCCGACGAGACCGCCGGACAACTGCATGACCGCTTGGCACTGCTTGGCCGGGAAGCCATGGAAGAGACCCTGCGCCAGCTCTGCGCTGGAACCCTGGCACCGGAAAAGCAGGATGATGCGCTTAGCTGTTATGCGGGAATGATGAAGAAAGAGGATGGTCTCATTGACTGGTCGCGGTCCGCGCAGGATATTCATAACCAGGTCCGGGGGCTGGATCCCTGGCCGGGTGCCTATACTTTCCTGGAAGGCGAGGTCCTGAAGATTGCCGGGACCAGTCTCGACCAGACCCTCACCGGTGAACCCGGAACCATTTTGCAGGCCGATAAGAGCGGGGTACGGGTAGCCTGCGGCCAAGGGGCGCTGGTGATCAGTGAACTGCAACTGCCGGGCAAAAAACGCCTGGCAGCGGTGAATTTCCTCAGTGGTCGACCGCTGTTCGGCGGTAGCAAGCTGGGCTGA
- a CDS encoding plasma-membrane proton-efflux P-type ATPase — protein sequence MSVTNLTEEVVRDTTATELLNQLETGSQGLSAEEATRRLEQFGPNTLEEKKENLLLKFLSYFWGPIPWMIEVAAILSGILGEWQDFVIILVMLIFNAGVGFWQEFQAANAVEALKDQLALSSRCMRNGAWQTVPAAELVPGDVIRLRGGDIIPADVKLFQSGYLSIDQSALTGESLPVDKTENDVAYSGTIVKQGEMLALVAATGNRTKFAKTAQLVEKAGAVSHFQKAIMQISDYLIFISLGLAAVLVVAQLIRGDSFLTVFQFVLILVVAAIPVAMPAVLSVTMALGAKALSDKKAILTKLQSIEEVAGIDILCSDKTGTLTQNKLTLGEPYLVAAQTAQELILEAALASKEENQDAIDLAVINALEDKGTLTAYRQLDFQPFDAVSKRTEASIQQDGKAFKVTKGAPQVIMALCQLDEAQKQQLDQAVNDYARKGFRTLGVARQDQQNAQNWVFRGVLPLFDPPREDSAETIRQAGEHGINVKMVTGDNLAIAREISEQLGLKNNIQPAEEMLAKQANLDRLDPEIERKIEASDGFAQVFPEHKYAIVKALQHRGHLVAMTGDGVNDAPALRQAEVGIAVSGATSAAQAAASLVLTAPGLSVIINAVEEARKIFERMNNYAVYRITETIRIMIFVVLAMVVYNFYPISTIMIILLALLNDLPILTIAYDNAPLAQNPVRWKMHRVLTVATVLGVIGVFETFLLLILAENFVHLSPAQLQSLVYLKLAVSGHLTLFVVRSRKAFWAPPYPAKVLFGAILGTQILAAAIVGFGFLVAPVSWTLIGYVWIYCLFWFLVEDRAKLFLYNRLDAGQQRSTGVVGSPREHFSS from the coding sequence ATGAGTGTCACAAATTTAACAGAAGAGGTGGTTCGGGATACCACCGCAACAGAGCTTCTCAACCAGCTTGAAACCGGCAGCCAAGGTTTGTCAGCTGAAGAGGCGACCCGGCGGCTGGAGCAGTTTGGCCCCAATACCCTGGAGGAAAAAAAGGAAAATTTACTGCTCAAGTTTTTGAGCTATTTCTGGGGGCCGATCCCCTGGATGATCGAGGTGGCAGCCATCCTTTCCGGAATTCTCGGCGAATGGCAGGATTTTGTCATTATCCTGGTCATGCTGATATTCAATGCCGGGGTGGGGTTTTGGCAGGAATTTCAGGCGGCCAATGCCGTGGAAGCGCTGAAAGATCAGTTGGCTTTGTCGTCACGCTGCATGCGGAACGGCGCCTGGCAGACCGTTCCGGCCGCAGAATTGGTTCCGGGCGATGTTATTCGCCTGCGCGGCGGGGACATTATCCCGGCCGACGTAAAACTGTTTCAGAGCGGCTACCTGAGTATCGATCAGTCGGCCCTGACTGGCGAATCGCTGCCGGTGGATAAAACGGAAAATGACGTCGCCTACTCCGGGACGATCGTCAAGCAGGGGGAAATGTTGGCCTTGGTGGCGGCAACCGGCAACCGGACAAAATTTGCCAAGACCGCCCAGTTGGTCGAAAAGGCCGGGGCGGTTTCCCATTTCCAGAAGGCGATCATGCAGATCAGCGATTACCTCATTTTTATCAGTCTGGGGCTTGCTGCGGTGCTGGTCGTCGCCCAGTTGATCAGGGGTGATTCATTTTTGACGGTTTTCCAGTTTGTCCTGATTCTGGTGGTCGCGGCGATCCCGGTGGCGATGCCGGCGGTGCTGTCCGTGACCATGGCCCTTGGCGCCAAGGCGTTATCCGACAAAAAGGCCATTTTGACCAAACTGCAGTCGATCGAGGAAGTGGCCGGGATCGATATCCTCTGTTCCGATAAGACCGGCACCCTGACCCAGAACAAGCTGACTTTGGGGGAACCTTATCTGGTTGCCGCCCAGACCGCCCAGGAACTGATCCTGGAGGCTGCGCTGGCTTCAAAAGAGGAAAATCAGGATGCCATCGACCTGGCCGTGATCAATGCCCTGGAAGATAAAGGGACTTTGACCGCTTATCGGCAGCTTGATTTTCAGCCTTTCGATGCCGTCAGCAAGCGGACCGAGGCCAGCATCCAGCAGGACGGCAAAGCGTTCAAGGTAACCAAGGGCGCGCCGCAGGTCATCATGGCGCTCTGTCAGCTGGATGAAGCGCAAAAACAGCAGCTGGACCAGGCGGTCAACGATTATGCCCGCAAGGGCTTTCGGACCCTGGGCGTGGCGCGGCAGGATCAGCAGAACGCCCAAAACTGGGTCTTTCGCGGAGTGCTGCCGCTGTTTGACCCGCCTCGGGAGGATTCGGCGGAAACCATTCGTCAGGCTGGCGAACACGGCATCAATGTAAAAATGGTCACCGGCGATAATCTGGCCATTGCCCGGGAGATTTCCGAACAGCTCGGTTTGAAAAACAATATTCAGCCGGCTGAAGAGATGCTGGCGAAGCAGGCCAACCTGGATCGGCTCGATCCTGAAATTGAACGGAAAATCGAAGCGAGCGATGGCTTTGCCCAGGTTTTCCCGGAACATAAATACGCCATTGTCAAGGCTCTGCAGCATCGCGGCCACCTGGTGGCCATGACCGGAGACGGGGTCAATGACGCGCCGGCACTGCGTCAGGCGGAAGTCGGGATCGCGGTCTCCGGCGCCACCAGCGCCGCTCAGGCGGCCGCCAGTCTGGTGCTGACCGCGCCCGGGCTGTCGGTCATTATCAATGCCGTTGAAGAGGCTCGGAAAATTTTCGAGCGGATGAACAACTATGCCGTTTACCGGATTACCGAAACCATCCGGATCATGATTTTTGTGGTGCTGGCCATGGTGGTTTATAATTTTTACCCGATCTCCACCATCATGATCATTCTGCTGGCCCTGCTCAATGATCTGCCGATTCTGACCATCGCTTACGACAACGCCCCCCTTGCCCAGAATCCAGTGCGTTGGAAAATGCACCGGGTGCTGACGGTGGCCACGGTCCTCGGCGTCATCGGTGTGTTTGAAACCTTCCTGCTGCTGATTCTGGCTGAGAACTTTGTCCACCTCAGTCCGGCCCAGCTGCAATCGCTGGTTTATCTGAAGTTGGCAGTATCAGGGCATTTGACCCTGTTTGTGGTGCGCTCCCGCAAAGCCTTCTGGGCTCCGCCATATCCGGCCAAAGTTCTGTTCGGGGCCATTTTGGGAACCCAGATTCTGGCTGCAGCCATTGTCGGTTTCGGCTTCCTGGTGGCGCCGGTGTCCTGGACTTTAAT
- a CDS encoding tRNA threonylcarbamoyladenosine dehydratase, with protein sequence MTELHRLTRMELLLGSAGITKLANASVAVFGVGGVGSYAVEALARGGVGRLTLVDFDTVCVSNINRQIHALEKTVGRVKVEVMAERCREINPQIEVIARHAYYEADTAAELLAEPFDYVLDCIDKITSKIHLIQYCYEHGLPIISSMGAANKLDPTQVLVSDLAKTEKCRLARTMRRELRKRGISKGVKVVYSTEEFRPLTGPDADARKPVLGSSSYLPPIFGLTMAGEVIRQLSGC encoded by the coding sequence ATGACCGAATTACACAGATTGACCCGCATGGAACTGCTGCTTGGCAGCGCAGGAATCACTAAACTCGCCAACGCCTCGGTTGCGGTGTTCGGGGTCGGTGGGGTCGGCAGTTATGCTGTCGAAGCCTTGGCCCGGGGCGGGGTCGGCCGCTTGACCCTGGTCGATTTCGACACTGTTTGCGTCTCCAATATCAACCGTCAGATTCATGCCCTGGAGAAGACCGTCGGTCGGGTCAAGGTCGAGGTCATGGCCGAGCGCTGCCGCGAGATCAATCCGCAGATCGAAGTGATCGCCAGGCATGCTTACTATGAGGCAGACACCGCCGCGGAACTGCTCGCCGAACCCTTCGACTATGTGCTTGATTGTATCGACAAGATCACCTCGAAGATCCACCTGATCCAGTATTGTTATGAGCATGGCCTGCCGATTATTTCCTCCATGGGGGCAGCCAACAAGCTTGACCCGACCCAGGTGCTGGTCAGTGACCTGGCCAAGACCGAAAAATGCCGGCTGGCCAGGACCATGCGCCGGGAACTGCGCAAACGTGGCATCAGCAAAGGGGTCAAGGTGGTTTATTCAACCGAAGAATTTCGACCCCTGACCGGTCCGGACGCTGATGCGCGCAAACCGGTGCTGGGCAGCTCCTCCTATCTCCCCCCCATCTTCGGCCTGACCATGGCCGGCGAGGTCATCCGGCAGCTGAGCGGCTGCTGA